A window of the Brassica napus cultivar Da-Ae chromosome C5, Da-Ae, whole genome shotgun sequence genome harbors these coding sequences:
- the LOC106367455 gene encoding thiosulfate/3-mercaptopyruvate sulfurtransferase 2 isoform X1: MASTLLSRTLLVAGRCVINPSLSSTLPQKSRGFATVVNKRAFSSQLRSAYSAPYVGRVMASSTGIGPKAGYATSSMSTKEPVVSVDWLHSNLREADIKVLDASWYMPHEQRNPIQEYQVAHIPGALFFDLDGISDRRTNLPHMLPSEEAFAAACSALGIENKDGVVVYDGKGIFSAARVWWMFRVFGHENVWVLDGGLPKWRASGYDVESSATSDAILKANAASEVVEKIYKGQSISPVTFKTKFQPHLVWTLDQVKENMENKTYQHIDARAKARFDGTAPEPRKGIPSGHIPRSKCVPFPQMFDSSQILLPAEELKKRFEEEDISMDSPIMASCGTGVTACILALGLHRLGKTDVPIYDGSWTEWAMEPNMPMVGSSA; encoded by the exons ATGGCTTCGACCCTTCTGTCAAGAACTTTATTGGTAGCTGGTCGCTGCGTGATTAATCCTTCTCTATCTTCTACTCTCCCGCAGAAGTCTCGTGGTTTCGCAACAGTTGTGAAT AAGAGAGCATTCAGCTCACAGTTACGCTCTGCCTATTCAGCTCCCTACGTTGGTCGAGTTATGGCTTCTTCTACTGGAATTGGACCAAAAGCTGGTTACGCGACATCATCCATGTCTACCAAAGAACCAGTTGTTTCTGTTGATTGGCTCCACTCTAATCTCAGAGAGGCTGATATAAAG GTGTTGGATGCCTCATGGTACATGCCACATGAGCAAAGAAACCCAATCCAAGAGTATCAA GTTGCTCATATTCCAGGTGCTCTCTTCTTTGATTTGGATGGAATATCAGATAGAAGAACTAAT TTACCACACATGCTACCGTCTGAGGAAGCTTTTGCTGCTGCTTGTTCTGCTCTTGGAATCGAGAACAAAGATGGAGTGGTTGTGTATGATGGAAAGGGCATCTTTAGCGCAGCTCGGGTTTGGTG GATGTTTAGAGTCTTTGGACATGAAAATGTATGGGTACTTGATGGAGGCTTACCGAAATGGCGTGCTTCAGGCTATGACGTTGAATCTAGTGCTACAAGTGATGCCATTTTGAAAGCCAATGCAGCAAGTGAGGTTGTAGAGAAAATTTATAAAGGACAATCA ATTAGTCCAGTAACTTTCAAGACGAAGTTCCAGCCACATCTTGTATGGACACTTGATCAG GTCAAGGAAAATATGGAGAATAAGACTTATCAGCACATAGATGCACGTGCAAAAGCTAG ATTTGATGGTACTGCTCCAGAACCTCGCAAAGGAATACCAAGCGGTCATATACCCCGTAGCAAGTGTGTCCCTTTTCCCCAG ATGTTTGATTCTTCTCAAATACTGTTACCAGCTGAGGAGCTTAAGAAACGGTTTGAAGAAGAAG ACATTTCCATGGACAGTCCAATCATGGCCTCATGTGGAACCGGTGTAACAGCTTGTATTTTGGCATTG GGACTTCATCGTCTGGGAAAAACTGATGTGCCAATCTATGATGGATCTTGGACTGAATGGGCAATGGAACCAAACATGCCCATGGTGGGTTCATCAGCATGA
- the LOC106367455 gene encoding thiosulfate/3-mercaptopyruvate sulfurtransferase 1, mitochondrial isoform X2 — MPHGTCHMSKETQSKSIKLLIFQVLSSLIWMEYQIEELIYHTCYRLRKLLLLLVLLLESRTKMEWLCMMERASLAQLGFGGGMFRVFGHENVWVLDGGLPKWRASGYDVESSATSDAILKANAASEVVEKIYKGQSISPVTFKTKFQPHLVWTLDQVKENMENKTYQHIDARAKARFDGTAPEPRKGIPSGHIPRSKCVPFPQMFDSSQILLPAEELKKRFEEEDISMDSPIMASCGTGVTACILALGLHRLGKTDVPIYDGSWTEWAMEPNMPMVGSSA, encoded by the exons ATGCCTCATGGTACATGCCACATGAGCAAAGAAACCCAATCCAAGAGTATCAA GTTGCTCATATTCCAGGTGCTCTCTTCTTTGATTTGGATGGAATATCAGATAGAAGAACTAAT TTACCACACATGCTACCGTCTGAGGAAGCTTTTGCTGCTGCTTGTTCTGCTCTTGGAATCGAGAACAAAGATGGAGTGGTTGTGTATGATGGAAAGGGCATCTTTAGCGCAGCTCGGGTTTGGTGGTGG GATGTTTAGAGTCTTTGGACATGAAAATGTATGGGTACTTGATGGAGGCTTACCGAAATGGCGTGCTTCAGGCTATGACGTTGAATCTAGTGCTACAAGTGATGCCATTTTGAAAGCCAATGCAGCAAGTGAGGTTGTAGAGAAAATTTATAAAGGACAATCA ATTAGTCCAGTAACTTTCAAGACGAAGTTCCAGCCACATCTTGTATGGACACTTGATCAG GTCAAGGAAAATATGGAGAATAAGACTTATCAGCACATAGATGCACGTGCAAAAGCTAG ATTTGATGGTACTGCTCCAGAACCTCGCAAAGGAATACCAAGCGGTCATATACCCCGTAGCAAGTGTGTCCCTTTTCCCCAG ATGTTTGATTCTTCTCAAATACTGTTACCAGCTGAGGAGCTTAAGAAACGGTTTGAAGAAGAAG ACATTTCCATGGACAGTCCAATCATGGCCTCATGTGGAACCGGTGTAACAGCTTGTATTTTGGCATTG GGACTTCATCGTCTGGGAAAAACTGATGTGCCAATCTATGATGGATCTTGGACTGAATGGGCAATGGAACCAAACATGCCCATGGTGGGTTCATCAGCATGA
- the LOC106363301 gene encoding uncharacterized protein LOC106363301, translating to MGITSSTEPNSRYHLFTLEKLHQLKEEKLEDMPEKKRVGIQTISEASQEVWWNGIHALFPTKGELSIDPPKEGGTEMDEDDQVFERFSDFMKEGGCKESFSALVDCLEDT from the coding sequence ATGGGGATCACGTCATCCACCGAGCCCAATTCTAGATACCACCTGTTCACGTTAGAGAAACTCCACCAACTGAAAGAGGAGAAATTGGAGGACATGCCGGAGAAAAAGAGAGTTGGAATACAAACAATATCCGAAGCTTCTCAAGAAGTGTGGTGGAACGGGATCCACGCCTTATTCCCCACCAAGGGAGAATTGTCAATAGATCCTCCAAAGGAAGGAGGCACAGAGATGGACGAGGACGACCAAGTATTTGAGAGGTTTTCAGATTTCATGAAAGAAGGTGGTTGCAAAGAGTCTTTTAGTGCTCTGGTAGACTGTCTTGAGGACACTTAA